In Nymphaea colorata isolate Beijing-Zhang1983 chromosome 5, ASM883128v2, whole genome shotgun sequence, one genomic interval encodes:
- the LOC116255284 gene encoding LOW QUALITY PROTEIN: uncharacterized protein LOC116255284 (The sequence of the model RefSeq protein was modified relative to this genomic sequence to represent the inferred CDS: inserted 1 base in 1 codon; substituted 1 base at 1 genomic stop codon), which translates to MEEPESEEVSSQEPLPPITDDEVRLHGSSPSALSSFLSDSPENASLHLSFLISFLRLFFSRSIPPNPQTISLISQSLLPSLPVRLLPSLMETLLSLFQEAPTIDSDLALPLDLIPVALYLLQSTPSLRIPGCHDQVPAIEYVDSVLDRILELEWTHSFLLRITHLLREFPFGERKNSRSSEFLLKVFAVMEGVDPQDVPPLVYKILIVASKRFDRKVVADGIVGFFSDARAWPALVRRQVEGTTLLHLDFVVKQDPLLGQQFLNTLRSSPERMSHFGVAMLLSFGRIRRFAEASMSVLRIAVLNSHRDHRLASVCKWLPDNVKEKCFKSVKMVEQAILRAIHESGSGREYIIPNIVELGFLLLESAGRSDETKDDELLGVEGLGIQTLKTLFDVHDMARNEVIEQCKFRILSLKPQQSVPIIKLLSRLVQSYPYPLLEHVAHLKELLDYFTFMHSGTALSIFIALLPLTKLSHDLKRYMILVVRKAVFRREIEVRVSATSAIVHLILSEQKVGKMDSDSVSEISSQASCSQQAEVNCRMGATLFQEXRGPLRRCLSQQALVKETLYQGLVKLVLFDPSLAEIVLDFLLPHFLKFNISXEESNFRLVLDNCIKIENGKPYLDEPLDCLFSCACWILFLQPPGKTKQPLDHSWSCFGFCLSQENEPGGVSCAEAFANALLQIF; encoded by the exons tgATTCGCCTGAAAACGCCAGCCTCCATCTCTCCTTCCTCATCTCCTTCCTCCGCCTATTTTTCTCCCGTAGTATTCCTCCTAACCCCCAAACAATCTCTCTCATCTCTCAGTCCCTCCTCCCTTCACTCCCGGTCCGCCTCCTTCCTTCTCTCATGGAAAcccttctttcccttttccagGAGGCCCCGACCATAGATTCCGACCTCGCTCTCCCTCTCGATCTCATTCCAGTTGCTCTTTATTTGCTCCAGTCCACCCCGTCGCTCAGGATTCCTGGATGCCACGACCAGGTACCTGCGATCGAGTACGTAGACTCCGTGCTCGATCGGATTCTCGAGCTGGAGTGGACGCATTCCTTCCTCTTGAGAATCACTCATCTGCTTCGTGAGTTCCCATTTGGTGAGCGGAAGAATTCGCGGTCGTCCGAGTTCCTGTTAAAGGTTTTCGCGGTTATGGAAGGCGTTGATCCTCAAGACGTTCCTCCTCTTGTTTACAAGATCCTAATTGTGGCTTCGAAGCGGTTCGACAGAAAGGTTGTCGCCGATGGGATAGTTGGATTTTTCAGCGACGCGAGGGCATGGCCAGCTCTGGTTCGGAGACAGGTGGAAGGAACGACCCTGCTGCATCTGGATTTCGTGGTGAAGCAGGATCCGTTGTTGGGCCAGCAGTTCCTAAACACACTGAGGTCGAGTCCCGAGAGAATGTCACACTTTGGGGTTGCAATGTTGCTCTCTTTCGGGAGAATTCGGAGGTTTGCCGAAGCTTCCATGAGCGTTTTACGGATCGCAGTCCTCAATTCTCACCGCGATCACCGCTTGGCAAG TGTTTGTAAATGGCTTCCGGATAATGTAAAGGAAAAGTGCTTCAAGTCAGTTAAAATGGTAGAACAGGCTATACTAAGAGCG atCCATGAGAGCGGCTCCGGGAGGGAGTACATTATACCCAACATAGTGGAGCTTGGGTTCCTTTTGTTGGAGTCAGCTGGTCGTTCTGACGAAACAAAAGATGACGAGTTGTTGGGCGTTGAAGGACTGGGCATTCAAACACTCAAGACATTGTTTGATGTCCATGACATGGCAAGAAATGAG GTGATTGAGCAGTGCAAGTTTCGGATACTCTCTCTAAAGCCTCAACAGAGTGTGCCCATTATCAA ACTTCTCAGCCGCCTGGTACAAAGTTATCCTTATCCGTTGCTGGAGCATGTTGCCCATCTGAAAGAGCTGTTGGACTATTTCACATTCATGCACTCTGGAACCGCTCTGAGCATTTTCATTGCACTTTTACCGCTCACCAAACTCAGTCATGATCTTAAG AGGTATATGATTCTGGTTGTCCGGAAGGCTGTATTTAGAAGAGAAATTGAAGTACGTGTATCTGCAACCAGTGCAATTGTTCATCTGATCCTGTCAGAACAGAAAGTTGGTAAGATGGACTCTGATTCGGTATCTGAGATATCTAGCCAAGCTAGCTGCAGCCAGCAAGCTGAGGTAAACTGTCGGATGGGAGCCACTCTCTTCCAAG TAAGGGGTCCACTAAGGAGGTGTCTATCTCAGCAG GCACTAGTAAAAGAGACCTTGTACCAAGGCCTTGTGAAGCTTGTTTTGTTTGATCCATCTCTGGCGGAGATTGTACTGGATTTCCTTTTGCCTCATTTTCTTAAATTCAATATATCCTAAGAG GAATCCAATTTTCGTCTTGTTTTGGACAATTGTATTAAAATTGAGAATGGGAAACCCTATCTTGATGAACCACTTGATTGTTTGTTTTCATGTGCTTGTTGGATTCTTTTTCTCCAGCCGCCAGGTAAAACTAAGCAGCCATTAGATCATTCATGGTCTTGCTTTGGCTTCTGTCTTTCTCAGGAGAATGAG CCTGGTGGGGTCTCCTGTGCTGAGGCATTTGCAAATGCTCTATTGCAG ATATTTTAA
- the LOC116253908 gene encoding TMV resistance protein N-like: MGASSSSTSFVSSSSLASSSREYEVFLSFREEDTGQGFGGHLYTALWDAGIRTFKDDGEMAAGVNSERLLKAAQESRCCVVVISSGYANSYRCLKGLTAMFRANTEIIPVFYNVDSYDVRNQSGPFEFAFTKHKQNHTYEAVEEWMHAMATVGKLKGFQVNHQSSRERQVIQEIVERVSGCRDNQSRNRPERNSDSHVRDVSELLSLEEGGVKMIGIYGMEAVGKTTAVSELLGAGGLSGRFDKVIHIRGIKDKARNDGLHKLQREFISPALEGNEEEIYSSREGINEIQRRFRHTRVLAILDDVDDREQLRALAGGRDWFGEGTRIVITARDVQILEAHRVDRKYDAQGLRWINESSSPHELPSSLERHGWHQYEGTDHHFQRQRNYP; encoded by the exons ATGGGCGCGTCTTCCAGTTCAACCTCGTTcgtttcttcctcctccttggcGTCCTCTTCCAGGGAATACGAAGTGTTTCTGAGTTTCAGGGAAGAAGATACCGGCCAAGGCTTTGGGGGTCACCTCTACACAGCTCTCTGGGATGCAGGAATCCGCACTTTCAAGGACGATGGGGAGATGGCGGCGGGAGTGAACAGCGAGAGGCTTCTGAAAGCAGCACAGGAGTCAAGGTGCTGCGTGGTCGTCATATCCAGCGGATATGCGAATTCATATCGGTGTTTGAAGGGACTGACAGCCATGTTTCGGGCTAATACGGAGATCATCCCCGTCTTCTACAATGTCGACTCTTACGACGTGCGCAATCAGAGTGGCCCTTTCGAGTTTGCTTTCACCAAACATAAACAGAATCACACCTATGAAGCTGTTGAGGAATGGATGCATGCGATGGCCACAGTTGGTAAACTTAAAGGTTTCCAGGTTAATCACCa GTCGAGTAGGGAGAGACAAGTGATACAAGAGATCGTGGAACGAGTGAGCGGGTGCAGAGATAATCAGTCGCGTAATCGTCCTGAAAGAAATTCCGACTCCCATGTCCGAGACGTCTCAGAACTTCTAAGTCTTGAGGAAGGAGGCGTTAAAATGATCGGAATTTATGGGATGGAAGCTGTGGGGAAGACAACAGCCGTAAGTGAACTACTCGGCGCCGGCGGACTCTCCGGTAGGTTTGATAAAGTTATCCACATAAGGGGCATCAAGGACAAAGCCAGAAACGATGGGCTGCACAAATTACAACGAGAGTTCATTTCTCCAGCATTAGAAGGTAACGAGGAAGAAATTTATAGCTCCCGTGAGGGGATCAACGAGATCCAAAGGCGATTTCGTCACACGAGGGTACTTGCTATTCTTGATGATGTTGACGACAGAGAGCAATTGAGAGCATTAGCTGGTGGACGCGACTGGTTTGGTGAAGGAACGAGGATCGTCATCACCGCAAGGGATGTGCAGATTCTGGAAGCGCATCGGGTAGATAGAAAGTATGATGCCCAGGGATTGAGATGGATCAACGAATCCTCGTCACCACATGAACTGCCCTCATCGCTTGAGCGTCATGGCTGGCACCAATATGAAGGAACAGATCATCATTTTCAACGTCAAAGGAACTAtccttaa